In Dryocola sp. LX212, the genomic stretch CAGAAGGGAGATGCTTCGTATGCTGCTCAATGGCACGCTTAAGCACTTCAGGTCTGTTATGAGTAGTTATGGCAATGCCAATGGACGAATGAGCAAAGTGTTCAGGACTATAAGTAACACCATCAACGATTACTGAGTGTTTCATATTTAATCCCTGTCCCTCCGCTATCTAGCTTCTTTGCATTGTTGCTCAATATGTACACTCTGAATAAACACGCCCATTCTTTGAATGCTTTGAAAGGTGTTTCTCCTTTACCATTTATGAAACAAATTTCGCCCGGCGTCTTTTCAACAGAATCGCAATTGAATATTTGCTCTCGTTTACACCAAGCTATTTTTGGCTTGTTCATGTGCGTTCCTTTTAGACGTGAGCCTGTCGCACGGCAAAGCCGCCGAAAGTAAACGGGTTGCCTAGGCTCACTGCTGAAAGACTTTCTTAGATGTGCGCGTGCGATGCGCATAAAAAAGCCCCGCTAGTGCGAGGCGAAGGTTTACTTTATAGAGCGAGCAGTTTATTAAATAAACAGTCAGCGGAGTTCGGCATCTAAAAATCCGCGAACAGCTGAAGGAGTTAAAGATCTGAGGTCAGCCTGAAGAAAAGACGTTGCCTCAACCTCCTCATCATTTTTAGTCACCGAGTTTACGAATCTAATACCAACATCCCAAATTTCAACCCTGAAATGTCCTTCGGGATAATATGATTTACCAATTTCAAATAATTCACTAATAGTCATAATATTGTTCACGCTTAACCCTCTTAATCTACTTTGACATAAACAGGTTAGCATTATCACAGGCACTCAGTGAATGCCTGTTGTAATGCCTAACAGTCGTCGTCTGGCTGGGCAACAGAACGGCAGGCGAACATGCAGGCTTTCTGCATTTCAGTTTTAGCAATTGCAACCCAACGCGGATCAGCGCCAGTTTCTTTTGCTGTATCCAGCAGGCTCAAAAAGTGCCGGCTGACATCCTTAAAACGGTTCATTACTTCGATGTCGCCAGGCGATAACGTGCGATAGCCCTTAATTGTGCTGCCGTCCTGCGGTTTTGCTTCACTCATTTGATTTTCCTGTCGGTTGGGATAGGCACTGCTGCCGGATGTATTCCTGCAGGCCAGCTATTTGCTTTCCTGCTTTTTCGATACGCTGTCGTAGGGTGAAATAATCCCGTTCAGCGGCGTCAGTAAGTCGGGGGCCGGTAGCATCATCCATGCTGGTGGCGCTGGTGGATTTGGACACTGGCTTGCAGGTGGCCGAGACGCGCAGCCGCTTAGCGCCAGCAGCAACATCGCGCTGCAGTTGCTCAATATTCGCTTTTGCACTTTCAAGCTCTCCTGTGTATTTGGCATCAAGCGCGGCTACGTCACGCTGTCGGGTTTTCAAATTCTCAATGGTGCTGGTAGCCTGCGCCAAATTTATTTCTGCCGACTCGGCGCGCCTCTTCTCATGAGCAGCTATTTTCGCAGTGACAACCATCATCACGATCAGCATGCCTACGGCGAAGGTTTTCCAGTTGAAGAATGTCATACCACCAGCGCCGCCCGCGCTCTGTTGTAGCGAGCTTTGCGGTCTTCAATACCGTTCAGGCCGCCGTTGATAATGCGTGTAACCCGGTTAACGTCGGCACCATATGCCATACAGCCTTTTGACGTGTAGAACCACGCCGCCGAGCGCGCCGCCTGCAATTCCTGCTCGAGTTGCTCTGGTGCGGAAACCAGATCGAGCTTTAAAGCAGCACCGCAGAAACGGTAGTTTTCAAGGCCTGTTATTTGAATAAGACCTCGCCCGCGATACTTCCAGCCATCGCCCGCAGCTTTATTGCCAAGCCGGTTGCTGTATACCAGATTGGCGATAGCATCCTGCCGGGCCGCCTGCTGGGTCGTTCTGCCCAGGGCATTAGCCTGCTGTTGTGTGATGCGCTTGCCGAACGTGGCCTCTAGCGCAGCCGGGGTGTAGTTCAGGCTCTCTACTACTGCGGAGAAGCCACCTGACTCGTGACCGACCTGGGCAATAAACATTGCCTGATCCACCGGGGCCGTAATGCCAAACTCTCGCATCGCTGCATCTACTGCCGGAAACCAGCGCGCGGCCAGCCCGGCGCTGATGGCAGCCGCCCGTTGAAATTGTTGTTGGTTCAAAGCTAACTCCTGACTACCGTCTGAGCTATGTTTCCGCGGGCTCGCCAGACGGCTACGCAGATAGTGAAGTTAAGCAGCAGCTCTGCCGGGTCAACATGGATGTATTGCCCGAACCAGATGCGGAAAGAGATATAGCCAGCTGCCAGAATGATGATGTAAGCAAGCAATGCCATTAGGCGGCGGTGTCGTCGCCCGTTTCTCTGGAAGAACATAAGCCGGATCGCAATCAACATGCACACGGCAGCATTGGCATTAAGCAGGAGCGATTCCCACGTCATTCACCACCTCCCTCCAGCTTTGGGCTGGCGGTCTTTGATTTAGAGAGAATGCGCAGAAGAACAACGACTGAGATTGTGGAAGCCACCAGCGCGCCGATAGCTGGCGACACCTTAACGTGTACTGGTGGGGTAAGAACGCCCAGGGCAGCATTAAGCAGCCCCGCAAGAATTTCCGACGCGGTGCCGGCGAAGAACACCCCGCCGATAAACGAAATAAGCGCGAAGATGATTTGCTTCCAGATCCGGTGCTCTTCTGCAGTAAGGACGTACATTGCCGCGCCAGCAAGAGCGCAGAGCATCACTGCTGGAGTGGCTTCCGGGAACATGGCGGCAAACGTCACCCCTGTCGTTCCGGAGGTCACCACCGCAGCGACAGTGAGTGATTCAGCAGACATATTGCGTGCGCCTCAAATGAAAAAGCCCCGGCAAAGGCCAGGGCAAAGGGATGATTCGTTATAAGTTACGACTGTATTTTAACTCTCTGTCAAAGGCACCCTTTCAGTTGCCTTTTGCGGAAAGCTATTTGTCTTTATTGACCAGTGGCCAAAGCAAAGCAACGACGCCAGTCACCAGCACACCATCAGCCAGCATGGACATCATCTTGCCAGTGAAGTCGATAGCCACCACCAGGAACAACAGCACAGCGGCAGCGGCCCAGCGGAGTTTGCCTGTCACAGATAGGCGTCCAGAGACAGCTGCAGAGACTGAGCAATCTTCTTCAGCTGCTTTTCTTCATCTTTACCAATACCGTCGTTATCAGCAACGTCCAGGCACAGGCAAAGCACGTCAACCGCGTCAGGTGTACCAGCAACATCTGCCAGCTCGCGCATAGCCTGAGCATTTGCAGATCGTGGTGACGCTTCGTACTGCGCGCGAATATTGCTGCTCATGCTGGCGATTTCACCCGCAAATGCAGAGAACGCTGGTTTTGCCTGTATTGTCTTTTCCAGCGTTGCGATTTCAGATGCGTCGCAAGTTTCATCAGCGTAAGCAATGGAGTAACAACCCCAAACGGTAGCTTCTACTGCATCGCGATTTTCCATCTTCTTAACTTCAACCATCGCTTTACGTGCTTTCTTCTTGAACAAACCAAACATAGTGACCTTCCTTTAGTGGTGAGCCTTACGCTCAGAGTGGACAGCCCGCAGACGAGGTCACACTGACCACTGCTAAGGCTCACCCTGAAAGACTCTGCGGTTTAATGCGCCGAGCGTGGCGCAGATATGAAAAAGGCCCGCCGAAGCGAGCCTGTAATACGCAAAAACCCCGCCGGAGCGAGGTTTTTTGATTTAATAAGTGCTGTGTCGTTGTGACCACTCTTATCAGATTACTAAACTATTTGCGGACCGCACTAATACTTTTTCACTTTCTGTTTCCGGGTCCATTTCAAGCCTGATATCCAGCATCGCCAGGCAGCCATCTATAAAGCCTTCCGCCATCTGAATTTCTATCCTGATAATCTTCTCATCCTTCTTTCTGGCCTTCGCCATCTTGCGCTTCGATATACCGAGGATGTAATGCGCCACCAGCAGTGAATGTTCGTATGGCTTTTTCTTCTGAAGCTTCGCCATGCAACTCTCAATGATCAGGCCATCGTCATCAGTGCAGGACAGGCGACTGGAGCTGCTTTGCGGTAGGAGGCCTTTGAACCCGGCGGCAATCGGAGAATAATCAACGTTCGAACCTTCACTGGCAGCCCAGCCGCCCCAACGCTCTAAAACCTTCTGAATATCACGCATTTTTTTCTCCACTATTCTTTTTTTCTGTACCGATCACGCCGATTGCCAGCACGCGGTCCAGGAACTTGATCACCAGCTGTGTCTGGTTGCCATATTTCTCTTCAAATGCCGCGGTATCAGCGTGTAACTCGTCGTGATGCTTTCTGCACAAAGGGATCACAAACAGGTCATGCGCTTTGGTACCCATTCCACCCATACCGGAGCCAATAAGATGGTGGGGATCGTCTGCCTGCTGGTTGC encodes the following:
- a CDS encoding phage holin family protein yields the protein MTWESLLLNANAAVCMLIAIRLMFFQRNGRRHRRLMALLAYIIILAAGYISFRIWFGQYIHVDPAELLLNFTICVAVWRARGNIAQTVVRS
- a CDS encoding tellurite resistance TerB family protein codes for the protein MFGLFKKKARKAMVEVKKMENRDAVEATVWGCYSIAYADETCDASEIATLEKTIQAKPAFSAFAGEIASMSSNIRAQYEASPRSANAQAMRELADVAGTPDAVDVLCLCLDVADNDGIGKDEEKQLKKIAQSLQLSLDAYL
- a CDS encoding antiterminator Q family protein, coding for MRDIQKVLERWGGWAASEGSNVDYSPIAAGFKGLLPQSSSSRLSCTDDDGLIIESCMAKLQKKKPYEHSLLVAHYILGISKRKMAKARKKDEKIIRIEIQMAEGFIDGCLAMLDIRLEMDPETESEKVLVRSANSLVI
- a CDS encoding glycoside hydrolase family 19 protein, with the translated sequence MNQQQFQRAAAISAGLAARWFPAVDAAMREFGITAPVDQAMFIAQVGHESGGFSAVVESLNYTPAALEATFGKRITQQQANALGRTTQQAARQDAIANLVYSNRLGNKAAGDGWKYRGRGLIQITGLENYRFCGAALKLDLVSAPEQLEQELQAARSAAWFYTSKGCMAYGADVNRVTRIINGGLNGIEDRKARYNRARAALVV
- a CDS encoding putative holin; the protein is MSAESLTVAAVVTSGTTGVTFAAMFPEATPAVMLCALAGAAMYVLTAEEHRIWKQIIFALISFIGGVFFAGTASEILAGLLNAALGVLTPPVHVKVSPAIGALVASTISVVVLLRILSKSKTASPKLEGGGE
- a CDS encoding lysis protein translates to MTFFNWKTFAVGMLIVMMVVTAKIAAHEKRRAESAEINLAQATSTIENLKTRQRDVAALDAKYTGELESAKANIEQLQRDVAAGAKRLRVSATCKPVSKSTSATSMDDATGPRLTDAAERDYFTLRQRIEKAGKQIAGLQEYIRQQCLSQPTGKSNE
- a CDS encoding DUF3927 family protein, with amino-acid sequence MTGKLRWAAAAVLLFLVVAIDFTGKMMSMLADGVLVTGVVALLWPLVNKDK